TAAAGGTAGTTTTGCGATTAAAGAAATTGAACTTAAAAATAACGGTGAGGATATTCAAACTGTTGATGGCGAGAAAAAGATTTCAATGAAAAGCGGTCAAAATTCAAAGCTTTCGGCTTTTGCGGTCCTTGACGACGGAAAAGAATTTGAATTAAGTGACGATATGATTGATTGGAGTGTGTTGTACGAGAAAAATCATATCGCACTTGATGAGGGTGATATAACCGCATTGTCAAAGGGCGAAACAGCGGTAAAAGTTAAAATGAATACCGCAAATATTCAAACTGCGGAAGACAAGAATATAGAAGACGGATTTTCTGATTATGCAGTAATTGAGATAACAGGCAATTCAAAAGAAGATTTGATAGAAAAGATTAAAGAGGCACAAGAACTTCTTGACAATACACCTAATGCGTCGGACAGTAAAAAGAATGCTTTGCAGGAGGCTATTAATAAAGCACAGGAGCTTGTTAATGACAGTAACGCAACAGAGGACGATTATACACAAGGTGTTGCGGCATTAAATAAGGCTATGGAATCCTTTAAAAACACAGGCAAACATTCGGGTGGAGGCTCATCTTCGGCAAAATATAAGATAACATTACTACCGTCGGAAAACGGAAAAGTTACATTGTCAAGTACGGAAGTTAAAGCCGGCACAAGCGTAACTGTAACATCAGTTCCGAATGACGGCTATATGGTAAAGGATATTCTTATAAACGGTGTCAGCGTTGGCAGTAATGCTGAAGTGTATACCGTTAAATCGGTATCTGAAAATATGGAAATTCAAGTAATATTCGGCGAGAAAACCGATTTACCGTTTATTGATGTTGAAAAGACAGATTGGTTCTATGATAATGTTAAATATGTTTATGAGCATAAATTTATGGTCGGTATAACGGATATAACATTTGAGCCGAACACAAAACTTTCAAGAGCAATGTTTGTTGCTATTCTACATAGAATAGACGGTGAAAAAGAGGAAGGCGAATGTAAATTTGAAGATGTTCCAAGCGGTGCATATTATGAAAAAGCAGTTGCTTGGGCAAGCACTAACGGCATAGTGGCAGGAATATCGGCAGCAGAATTTGATCCTAACGCAGATATTACAAGAGAACAAATGGCAGCGATTTTGTACAGATACGCAAATTACAAGAAGATAGATACACAAGTGGGAGATAACACAAATATACTTTCATATGATGATTATAACGATATTTCTGAATATGCAATTCCGTCAATGCAATGGGCGGCAGGCAGCGGATTAATGGTCGGAAAAACAGACACAACACTTAATCCGAAAGACAATGCCACAAGAGCAGAGGCGGCAGCGGTATTTATGCGATTTGTAGAAAATTTTAATGATTAAAATAATAGACCCATCAAAAATGATGGGTCTATTTGAATGTTTTCCTGAATTCGGTTGGCGTAAAGCCTGTATATTCTTTAAAATCTTTAGATAGCTTTTGAATTGTGGAAAAGCCTATTGTATCGGCTATAAAGGCGATAGAATGGTCTGTATACAGTAAATCATATTTGGCGGTTTCCAAACGCATATGTTTAATGTAAAGTGCGGGAGTTATGCCGAAATGTTTATTAAAAATCGATATAAAGTATTTCTCATTAAATCCCATTAAATTTGAAAGCGACTTTACAGAAATCTTTTCATGAATATGATTTTTGATATAGTCATTTATAAATTTGACAAATTCATCATCTTGTATTTCATCGTGTGGTTTGGCTTTGTCGCAACTCAAAAATATTGCTAAAAGCTCAATTAAAATTGATTTTATCATCAGAGCCGATACTGCGTCATTTTTTAATCTGAGTTCGCTTAATTTATTAAAGAGCGACTTTACATAGTCTGGATTTTCAATATGAACAACATACGGAAAATCAATTATATCAAATAACGACTTGCCGTTAATTGTTGCGGAAAAGTCGCACCAATATTTATTGTAGCAAGTTTCGTTTTCGGAGTATAGCGATACCCTTGAATTTTTCGGCAACAGTACCATATCGTCTTTCTTTGGATAAAATTCTTCACCGTTTACCGTTATCTTACCTTGACCGTCTAATATCAAATAAAAACAATCTCTCATACGAGTATGTTCTTCTCTTGACCAATCGGGACATAAGCCGTTGTCTATTAAAATAAAGCGTATTTCTAATTTTGAAATGTATTGATTAAGCAGTTGATTTTGACTGTGTGGATTTTCTCCCATATGTATCACCCCTAAAAGTATTATAAGAAATATTAATTGTTTTGTAAATATATATATCTGACTTTTTGATAAAAAGATGTGACTTTTAGATACACAAAACGATATTGGCTATGTTAAAATACAATTAACAGATAAAATGTTTAGGGAGGAATGAACGATGAAAAAGAAATTGATTTCGTGTATACTGTCGGCGTCAATGCTTTGCACTTCAATAGGTATATTACCTGTAAAAGCAGAGCAAACACCGTATTTTACACATCAGAATGTAGTCGGTTCACAGACGTGTTACGGAGATGATACAGCTGAAAAAACGATTGATGAAATTCCGAATGTTATTCAGGGAATGAGAATTAATCAACCTGTTTTCAGAACAAAAGGATTATCACCAAACACGAGTTATACAGTAAATCAGATTTTAAAGGACGGAACTGTTTTAAAAAATGAAACCGTTGTAGCCGATGAAAACGGTACAATAGAATTTAAACATGTACGAAATTGCGAAGAAGTTGAAGTTTTAAACGGGGAAACGGTAGTGGCTTCTCTTAATGCGGAACTTGAATATAAGAACGGCGTTGCCATTACATCTGCTCCTATGTCATATCAAATTTATCAAAGAGATGAAAATAATAAAGCAGAAATAAAAATAAAGGGAAAAACCGAAAACGAAACATTTGTCAGTGTCGATATTAACGGAACAGAAGAAAGTGTTACGGTTTCTGGTAATGAATTTGAATATACTAAAACTCTTGATACAGGACTTTATGATATAACTGTAACATCGAACAAGGGAGAGGTTGCAAAGTATGAAAAAGTCGGTATTGGAGATGTTTGGGTAGCGGCAGGACAGTCTAATATGACGGATATGGGTGCTGTTACAGATGATTTTTCACCGGAAGATGATGACCCGATAAATGAAAATATGCACATAATTTATGCTGAAGATTGTACATGGCAACAGATGTCACATCCGGCAGGAGAAGGTCGTTTCTTTAAAACGGGAGTAAGAACATCGCCGGTAACAAGTTTTGCAAGAGAAATTAGCGAAAAAGAAAATGTACCGATTGGCGTTGTTCAAACATCAGTAGGCGGTACGAACATTTGGCAATGGATAGACGGAATCAGAAATGACGCAAACAGCGGATATTTATTTAATGCACTAAAATCATGCTTTGATAAAATGCCGTCAAAAAATATTAAGGGTATTTTATGGTATCAAGGGTGTAACGATGCGATAAATGAAAACTACGCATATGATTATAAAAATTTGCAACAAAAAGTATTTGATACAATGCGTGATTTCTTCAATGAAAATACACCTATAATCACGACACAATTAAATGACGCAAATCAAGACAGTAACAGTTCACAAGGTTATTATGATGCGTGGTCATATGTAAAAGATATTCAACGTCAGAACGAAAGTTTATATGACAATGTTTATGTTGTTGGTACAGGTGAATTAGAACTCGGCGATACTATTCATAATAATGCCGCATCAAATGTGAAACTTGGTGCAAAATGGGCGAAAGTCGCAGAAGCGGTTGTTTACGGAGATGAATCTGTATCATATGAAAATGCACAGATAGATACGGCAAAAGTTACCGGCGATAATGAAATAACATTAACATTTAAAAATACCGACGGATTGAAAGTTGCCACAGGAACAAAACGTATAGGAATTACAAATGTATCTGGAGGAGGCTACAAAATTCCTTTAGGTGATTTAACAAAAGAATTTACGGTAAGAAAAGGTGCAAGCCGAAAAGTTACTGCATCAAATAAAGATAAAGGTACAGAAATGACAATAAAAAGTGCCGAAATTCAAGCTGATAAAAAATCTGTTGTAATTACAACAGAAGAAGATTTAGCGGGTGTTATAGCGGTTGATTGTATGTACGGCAAGAGATTTACGCCTACACTTGTAGATGAAAAAACGAATGAAAGTGTATTGTCATTTTATAATGTAATTGCGGAATATGAAAATAAAATTCCTGTTACAGAATCTTTTGAAATAAATGCAAAGGATTCAGCCGATTTGAATAATGTAACTAAAACCGCATCAGACGGTACAATGTATGTCAACAGTTGGAAAAACGGAAACACGGATAATACATCATATGGTCTTGTTGAATTTGACTTGGAAAATTATGATTTTTCAAAAATAGTATCTGCAAAGTTGGCGGTTTACGGAAATAGTATCGGTAGAGATAGAAACGGTAATATAACAATTTCGGATATAGGAACAGATTGGGACAATACTGCGATATACGGCGATATAGCATATAATCCTACAAAAGAAATAACAAAGATAAATTCAAATACTGCAAGTGTATTTCCGGTAGGCAATTATTCTGAAATAGATATAACGGAGTATTTAAGAAAATATTCCGGAAATGAAATAGGTATAGGCATAGCCTCAGATTATGCCTCTGATGTAACTTTGTCAGGTAAAAACAGTGAAAACCCTCCTAAACTAATTATTCAACCTGGCAAAATGGTAACACTTTCATATACTTGCAACGGAGAACCTTGTGCGGATATGGAAGTGACAATAGAGGCAGTCGGTGCAACAGAATATCAGACAACAAAACATACAACTGATAAAGACGGAAACGTTGTTGTTTATTTAGCAGAGGGCAGTTATAAAGCAACAACAGAAAAAGAAATTGGTGTGAGAAATGCCACATCAAATACATTTACAGTATCAACAGACGATTTGTCAAATACATATACTGTTGAAAAGAACAATGAAGAAAAGCCAAAGCCGGTAGAAAATCCGACATATACTTTTGGTAACAAATTCAATCAGATAAAAACGTTTAACACATCATCATTATCTGAAACAAAGATTGCCGATACAGGATTGAGTGTATCGACAAGCGGTTCAAATTACAGTAATGTTGTAATAATGGACTCATCAACGAAAACAGGAACAGGCTATTATCCGCTTGGAACAGGACTTAGTGATAACGGATATTATTTGTTTATGGGTACGGGTGGAAACAGCAACACATCAATGACGCTTAAATTTGACAATCCGATAGAGTCGGAAAAATACATAAAAATAACATATGCAAAACCGACTTCGACAAATAACGGAAGTACAAACAGAAGTGCAGGTAATGAAAACACAATGTCAATCGACGGTGAAAAAATAGATGTACAATCAAATTGTGAATTTGACAAGTGGTACACAACAACAGTAAAATTATCTAATCAAACATCGCAGATTGATTTTGCTTTTGGAAAATGGAGCTCAATAGCAATTTCAAAAATTGAAATTACAGATACGGCAGATATGTTGGAAATTACATCTGACACAACTGAACAGTATATAACATCAGAAAATCAAACAGTTCAGTATACTGCGAAAGTTTATAAGAGCATTACAACAGAAAAAGACAAATCAGAGATTGTTTCAAAAGGAAGTGAGGATACAACGGCAAATATCACTTATTCGGTAAACGGATATAACGGTGTATCAATAGATAATAATGGTTCTCTCTCAATTACTCCGTCTGCAACTGCCGGAACAGTAACAGTTTCGGCAGAATGTGGCGGAATAAAGAAATTTATAAATTTAGTACTTAAGTCACTCGGTAATGCGAATGCAGTTGAAATTTACGGTGATGAAGTCGTACATAGCGGAACATCAAAGTATATTGCAATTCCAATCGCAGACGGTGTGGTTATTCCTGCTCGTGATACAAAATGGGAGATAGTCGATAATACGGAAGGAGTGTCAATATCAAACGACGGTACACTTACTGTTTCAGACAGTGCTGCTGACGGTATTGTGAAAATCAAAGCAACGCTTACCGTATCATCTGTTCAAACGTCGGAAGTAATTGATGAACTTGAAGTGACAGTCAGAACAAACAATTCTGAAAATTGTCCGTATGAAGTAAAAGGTTTGTTATTGAAAAACGGTGAAACAGATGTAAAAAATGCAAGAGGTATAGACGGAATAATTGTTGATAAAAAAATCGACAGTACAAACGACTATATTGCCGTTGTGAAAGTATTTGATGAAAATAAAAAGCTAATCAAAGAAAACAAAATTGCTATCGGTGAATTGACTGACGGAGTACAGAAGATAAACACTGATATTGCTTTTGAAAAAGCATCATTTGTAAAGGTATATATAGCAAAAACAAATGATGAGTATTCAGCAAGCGATAATGAATATGACATTGTAAATGTCACAAAGATTGATGAAAATTTGAATACAACTACTATAATGCAAAATAAGAGCGAAACCGAAACAAATGCAACGCTTATAATGGCTCAATATAAAGACGGAATATTAAAGCAAATAAACGATAAAGAAGTAAAACTTCAAAAAGGCAAAAATAAAATTGACTTATCGGATATTAAAATAATAAACGGAGCTGATATAAAGATTTTATTATGGAGTGACAATATGACACCTTTGGCAACTGCATTAACAAAGATAAGTGAAAACGAAGATTATAAAATAGGCGAAGTTGTATCTGATGAAATATTCAGTACAACCACAGGAGAGTATTCAAACATTCCTCTTGTTTCAGATTGGTTGACAGGTGCAAAATCGGGACTTGGTATGGGTGCAGGTGTCATATCACCAAGTAGTGTACCGTATGGAATTGATCCGAATTTAGTTGATGTATCAACTTTGAATGTAAATTATACATATGACAATAATTATCAAGGTGCAACTGCCGATAATGCACTATGGTACAAGACAGGTGCGTTTCTTGCAAGTGCCAATGGGGCAAATAACAGTATCTACGCTCGTGACGGTGCGGATTGGGAGCAACAAGCATTGCCTATCGGAAACGGATATATGGGCGGTATGATTTTCGGACTTCCTGACAAAGACCAAATTCAGATAAATGAAGAAACTTTCTGGGCGGCAGGATACAGAGGAACTCAAACAGGGGTTAATTCAAATACTGTAAACAGTAAAATGAGTGAAGGCATAAACGGTTATATGAGCGTCGGTAATATTTTTGTTGATTTCAATATGCAGAAAGGTGCGACTGTCAATAATTATTACCGTGACCTCAACCTTGACGAATCTGTTGCTCATGTGAGATACGAATATGATAATAAAAATTTCAATCGAGAATATTTCGCAAGCTATCCTAAAGAAGTACTTGTATTCCGTTACACAGGTGATGATTTGAATTTTGACGTAAAACCTGTTTCAATGCACCCG
The window above is part of the Hominilimicola fabiformis genome. Proteins encoded here:
- a CDS encoding AraC family transcriptional regulator, yielding MGENPHSQNQLLNQYISKLEIRFILIDNGLCPDWSREEHTRMRDCFYLILDGQGKITVNGEEFYPKKDDMVLLPKNSRVSLYSENETCYNKYWCDFSATINGKSLFDIIDFPYVVHIENPDYVKSLFNKLSELRLKNDAVSALMIKSILIELLAIFLSCDKAKPHDEIQDDEFVKFINDYIKNHIHEKISVKSLSNLMGFNEKYFISIFNKHFGITPALYIKHMRLETAKYDLLYTDHSIAFIADTIGFSTIQKLSKDFKEYTGFTPTEFRKTFK
- a CDS encoding glycosyl hydrolase family 95 catalytic domain-containing protein, coding for MKKKLISCILSASMLCTSIGILPVKAEQTPYFTHQNVVGSQTCYGDDTAEKTIDEIPNVIQGMRINQPVFRTKGLSPNTSYTVNQILKDGTVLKNETVVADENGTIEFKHVRNCEEVEVLNGETVVASLNAELEYKNGVAITSAPMSYQIYQRDENNKAEIKIKGKTENETFVSVDINGTEESVTVSGNEFEYTKTLDTGLYDITVTSNKGEVAKYEKVGIGDVWVAAGQSNMTDMGAVTDDFSPEDDDPINENMHIIYAEDCTWQQMSHPAGEGRFFKTGVRTSPVTSFAREISEKENVPIGVVQTSVGGTNIWQWIDGIRNDANSGYLFNALKSCFDKMPSKNIKGILWYQGCNDAINENYAYDYKNLQQKVFDTMRDFFNENTPIITTQLNDANQDSNSSQGYYDAWSYVKDIQRQNESLYDNVYVVGTGELELGDTIHNNAASNVKLGAKWAKVAEAVVYGDESVSYENAQIDTAKVTGDNEITLTFKNTDGLKVATGTKRIGITNVSGGGYKIPLGDLTKEFTVRKGASRKVTASNKDKGTEMTIKSAEIQADKKSVVITTEEDLAGVIAVDCMYGKRFTPTLVDEKTNESVLSFYNVIAEYENKIPVTESFEINAKDSADLNNVTKTASDGTMYVNSWKNGNTDNTSYGLVEFDLENYDFSKIVSAKLAVYGNSIGRDRNGNITISDIGTDWDNTAIYGDIAYNPTKEITKINSNTASVFPVGNYSEIDITEYLRKYSGNEIGIGIASDYASDVTLSGKNSENPPKLIIQPGKMVTLSYTCNGEPCADMEVTIEAVGATEYQTTKHTTDKDGNVVVYLAEGSYKATTEKEIGVRNATSNTFTVSTDDLSNTYTVEKNNEEKPKPVENPTYTFGNKFNQIKTFNTSSLSETKIADTGLSVSTSGSNYSNVVIMDSSTKTGTGYYPLGTGLSDNGYYLFMGTGGNSNTSMTLKFDNPIESEKYIKITYAKPTSTNNGSTNRSAGNENTMSIDGEKIDVQSNCEFDKWYTTTVKLSNQTSQIDFAFGKWSSIAISKIEITDTADMLEITSDTTEQYITSENQTVQYTAKVYKSITTEKDKSEIVSKGSEDTTANITYSVNGYNGVSIDNNGSLSITPSATAGTVTVSAECGGIKKFINLVLKSLGNANAVEIYGDEVVHSGTSKYIAIPIADGVVIPARDTKWEIVDNTEGVSISNDGTLTVSDSAADGIVKIKATLTVSSVQTSEVIDELEVTVRTNNSENCPYEVKGLLLKNGETDVKNARGIDGIIVDKKIDSTNDYIAVVKVFDENKKLIKENKIAIGELTDGVQKINTDIAFEKASFVKVYIAKTNDEYSASDNEYDIVNVTKIDENLNTTTIMQNKSETETNATLIMAQYKDGILKQINDKEVKLQKGKNKIDLSDIKIINGADIKILLWSDNMTPLATALTKISENEDYKIGEVVSDEIFSTTTGEYSNIPLVSDWLTGAKSGLGMGAGVISPSSVPYGIDPNLVDVSTLNVNYTYDNNYQGATADNALWYKTGAFLASANGANNSIYARDGADWEQQALPIGNGYMGGMIFGLPDKDQIQINEETFWAAGYRGTQTGVNSNTVNSKMSEGINGYMSVGNIFVDFNMQKGATVNNYYRDLNLDESVAHVRYEYDNKNFNREYFASYPKEVLVFRYTGDDLNFDVKPVSMHPGNVTVNNGEIKIVGKLKDSEPYSSGGNAAWNQESDLEYCTIIKVIADDGTVTDGYNSVNVSDSTGVTILVAVATDYDPTQFELNADGTVNMSKTPYKNTQGVKAAVEKAEKRIQGASELTYEELKNEHIKDYKEQFDKVQFSLTDNNEICSVPTNELQLSYKNTVTTKSVDNKTVVSYDESAYANLNKHLEELHYNYARYLMISSSRSTTMPSTLQGKWCQSTAEIWGSCYCININMEMNYWFAGGANLLDSGKSLIGWFNSQIPAGRITAKNMYKVTPKSYTFENGKMTFTDSADDKDDVFIMHTKQAIMGTTDMTGSTNIQSAGNTAWLMYNLWDLYQTSGNKQLLADELYPIMRKAANFYTQYFYQNQRRTTTDTEKYPDGYYYTTWEGRSPEQGPTEEGIKYDLQLVAGMYDYTIKAAEILGVDTDKVSAWKEIRNHLEIPVEIGGDGQIKEWKEETSYNTDANGKTLGDPVHRHISHLVGLYPGTLINRDTPELLNGAKVVLENRGDDSTGWSCSNKFLLWARCLDGDKALELFRYQLAQKTYANLFDTHAPFQIDGNFGSAAGVMELLMQSQTGTVYILPALPTEWNSGEISGIKAKNGAEVSIKWSDNKATEIKITPTVDGNITIGYEKDNILKLNGENIKFVDGKYTIENASAGETYIFTE